CGCTTCCAGATACCCTTCGTTGACACACCAGCCACACCACGCCGAGATGTACGCGTAGTACGTCTGGACCGTGTTCTGCTTCAGGCCGCGGTCGCCGGCGAGGTGGCGTGCGTACTCACGGAACGTTCGCTCGTCGAGGTCTCCGAAGGCAGGTTCGCGCCCGGCGTCGGCGGGAACGATCCCAGTCCAGTCGTCGTCGCCACGGTCGCCGGCGGTCCACTCTGCGAACCGCTGAAGTTCCCGCTCGGCGTTGCGCCGGTAGTTACCGCCGTCTCCCCCGCGACCTTTGCCCTTGTCTTGGAGGTAGCGATCGAACGAGTCGGCAAGCGGGGTCAATTTCGCTCGTCCTGTAGATGTATTCCGGTCCATTGTACTCTATCGAAGTATCTGAGGGGGTCAGTCACACAGACAGACACCGCCTTCCCGGATCTGGCTCACTGCGAACTGATGGACTGCGCTGGCAAGATCGGTCATTGCTTCTGCTTGTTCTTCAGTTGGACGACCGCCCCCGTAATAACTCTCAGTCCGGTTCTCGCTGTAGAGGTCCTTCATCGCCGCTGCAGTCTCCCGCTCAAACAGCCCGATCTGGTGGGCACGTTCGTAGCTGAACTGGTGGTCCTGAAAGTCCTGCAGCGTATCGTTCGTCATCGCGAGTGCATACGCCTCGATCGACCGTTCGATAGCGCCGAAACTGACCTCGATGACGGCCGTGTAGTACCCGGCCTGTGCCTGGAGCGTTTCGACGACCTCGAGGAGACGACACGCTTTCGTCAGTTGTGTCTTCCAATCGTCATCAGCACTAATTCCGTCCTCGAACGCTGTCCGACCGCGTCCGACCATTTCGAAGGCATCCTGTGCGCGGTCGAGTGCTTCGAGTACAGCAGTCGGGTCCGAGCCGTTACTCATCGGTGGCACCTTTCTCCAAGAGGAGGTTCTCGACGGTTTCGAAGTCACTCGTCTTGTAGATCGGGATTCCTGAAACGACGATCTCCCGAATGTTCTCGGTGTACGCCGGTATCGCCTGGACGGCCTCGACATCGATATCGTAGACGTATCGCTCACCATCGAACTCGGAGTCTTCGAGGTCACGGGCAATGGCGTTCGCTTCTCGTTGGCTTTCGGCCCGCCCAGACCGGGTTAGCACCCAGAGATCGATATCGCTCCGTCGGTCAGCCTCGCCCCGGGCCACACTCCCATAGAGGATGATGCCCACGACGTCGTTGATGTTTTCACGGAGCTCTGTAACCGCGGCTTTGACGGGTTGGTGATACTCTGATTGGGGAATCCGGAGGATCGGATCGTCTGGAATCGACAGGCGCTGTCTATTGATCTGGACGAGTCGCTGGTTGCTCTCGGGCGATTCGATGACTAGGTCGTTCGCGCTGAGAACGTTCACTGCCCGCCGGACGGACTGGTGTGAGTGACCGATCTGTGTCGCGAGTTCTCGCAGTGAGAAGTCACTGAATCGGTGGTTTGTTAAAAAGAGAAGGGCGTCGCTCGTTGCCTTGTGTTTGAACAAAGTTGGATCTGAAGGGGGTATTGAAAGAGAAATAGCTGCTCCAGACGAATTTGTACTATCCGTCTCGCGGTTCATATGCCGTATCACGGACCACTACTATAAAAACATTATACGTGATTCGGAATTTGCCTAAATAATTCGCGGTCATGAAACCGAGTCGGTGTACTCGGTGGCAACTGGTTCCAGCGCTTGGTGATAATTCGTGATATGGCTTCCGGCGATGGAGTGAAACCCGGAATCAATACGATATTCAGCGATGATGGTCACTTGCAGCGACTTTCCCCCTGAAAACGTCATCCCGAGCTAGTTCCATGATTCGTGCTTCCCCGACAGCGGCCGGACGTCCGATTCTGGTCGTGATTATTGGAGTAATCGCGACCAACTGTGTATTGTCCGAGAAAATCAAAATACAGGCGACAGAGGTTGCACTGCCTAGTTCTACGCACTTACCGAATCTATAAACCATATGTTGCCATACAAAATACCGGGCTTGGGAAGATGAGACTACAGCGGGTATAGCGGGACTCTAATGCGTGGTATCGCCCGAATCGAAAAGGAGAATCTGCGTTAGATCGCTTTCTGAACGACTGTTCTTATTCTACAATTGACTGATTTAGAGGATTTCCAAGACTCTGGATAGTGTCGCCACTCAGTCGCTGCGCTCTCACGGAGAGAGACCCTCGCTATCCGATTCCCGTTTCTTTCTTTACCAGCGTCAGCGTGTTATCAGCCGTCACGATCGGCGAGTGCTCGTATTCACCGGTCAACTGTACCTGCACGAGCAAATCAACTGCCCGCCAAATCGAGTACAACAGACAGGCGAACGCGAAATAGAAGAATCGGAGGCCGAAATCTTTCGAGGTCGTCGAACCCATGAACCGCTTGATCGACTTGTAGCCGCTCTCGATCTCCCACCGGTAGCCATACTCCGAGAGAAGGCCACTCTTTCGATTCGTCATGAACACCGAATACTGCTGGTGGTCGTCGTGTTCGGAGTCCTCTTTCCGCCGGTAGATCAACGTCGTCGAGTGCCACTCGTTATCGCCGAGATGCAACTTCCGATCGGTCTCATACCGATCCTTGTCGCGCTGTAGAAGTCGTTTCGCCTGTGCTTTCTCGCTGGTCTGCATCCGTTTCGGGACGACGTAGGAGAGCCCACGTTGACTCAGCATCTCCAAGATGTGCTGGCTGTCGAACTCCCGGTCCATCAGCACATTGTCGACGTGAACGAGGGCCTCACCCGAGTCCAAGAGGTCCTCGACAATCTCCTTGCGCGTATCGCCTTTGCGTACCGGGCGCGCATCTAAGACGATTGGGACGGCATTCCCGACCAGCTGGACCGTGGCCCACTGGTAGGCGTACTCGTCGGTGTTCTCCTTCGTCCCGATGATCTCGTCTTCGTGGTTCGTCCTATCGCCCGTGAAGGGATCGTCCTCGGTGATATCGATGGCGACGATACCAGCTCGGAAGAACTCCTCCGTGTCTGCGACCCGATCCAAGAGTCGACTCACCGCCTGTCGGTACATTTCACGTATCTGTTCTATGGGGAGGTCGCGTACATGCTCGCGATGGGCGTGGCCGAGTGGTGTCCGATCTCGATTGGACTCGTGAATGAAGCTCCGAGCGCCCTCATTGGCGGCAAGGTTCTCCCGAAGTCCGAGATAGGTCTGGAGGTCCAGTAGGCGTTCTCGTGGATCTCACAGCCCTCGCCACGGTCCAGTGAGAACGCTGGGAACACAACCCGGTTTACGTGCTCAGTGACTGTCTCAGCTTGCTCTAATACGGTCTGATCATCGGGGTCCGATTCTTCATTCTCATCATGGTGTCTGGGGCTCTGCCGTTCTGGCTCGCGCGGGACTGTGACGCCCGCGTTTTGGGCTTTGATGAGGATCGTTCGCGCCGCGGTCTCGACAGTATCTTGGAGTTCAGCAGTGAACCGTTTGTGCCAACTGCGCCAGAGTGTCGACTGATTCGGCACCGAGTCCAGCCCGATCTGTTCGCAGAAATCGGGATGCTTGGTGAGGTATTCGACGAGGGCTGTCTCGTGGTCCCAGCCATGGCATTCTTTCAGCAGGAACAGGCGAAACAGCGTCTCCATCTCGTAGCTCGTTGACCCCGCGTACCGGTCGTGGGCATCGAACTGGACGTATGCGAGCGGCACTGCGTGGACGAATGGATCAACGCTCTCGTGATCATCATGCTGGAACCATGGTTCCGCAACGAGGCGAACATCCGCTTCCAGCGCTGGGAGAGATGAGCGATCGAATAGCGGGCTCGACTCGTACATGGGCCAGTCGGCGTAGGATCGCTGGGCGATCTGGCGGAAGACAGTGCGGCGAGACTCACGTGTCAGGGCCACGGCGGGATGGTGGCGACGACCCACTCAAGTAGTCGTCCAACTGCACAGTACAGGGAAAGCACTTACCAGATGAGGAGAACCCTTAGTCATGGATTCGGGGTTAAGACCGTGATTTTCGTAGTGGTGGGGTTGCTCGTTGTCGCAATTGCGGCGACGACACTCTCACCGGCGGGAGATCGGACGATGGTTTCGGAAGTCGTCAGTGAAGGGGATACACCACGTGATGCGACAGTGATGGATTATTCAGATCTTCCTCGGTCTGCTCAATCAGCTGTCGATGAAGTAGTTCAAGAGGGGAGTACGACCCTTTCGACCTATGATGACTACAGAGCCGTCAATGCTCTCGAAGGGTATCGATATATTCGGACAGACGAGGGCGTGTTCTACATCAGAACTACGTCTGCCGATGGTAGCGGAGGGCTTTTCGAGGGAATCGTGCGAGATTCCATCTTGGCCATCGGTGGCTTACTGATCGGGGCTGGTATCTTTGTACGGAAACGGAGACACCACCTCCACTCCCTGATCGCACTCCCAACTGGGGCAACTGTCGCACTCTTGAGTGCAAACGCTTTCTCTGCCCCTACGTTGTCGGTTGTCAACTGGCTTGGGAACATTTCATTTGGTCTCACCGCCGGAGTCCCCGTGCTAACTGGCATTGCACTTCAACAGCGAGACTACTACATTGGCGTAATGGCGCTGTCCACTTTGATCCTCTCGGTGGTAGTGCTTTTCTCAGGGAACAAGCTATCGGCACTCTACCTGCTACTTCCACTACTTTTGCTTGGACTTCCCGGAGTGGGATTCGGCTTGTGGCTCGAAAAACGAAGCGGTGAAAGGTCGTAGCTCACCAGTTGTACTGACCGAACTGTTTGGTCAGTCCGCATATTCACTGAGCGGTTGTTTCACGGCAAATCCGGTTAGTGAGAACCCGCCTCGATATGGTGAGTGGCTTCGCTCAGTACCGATGGATTGTCCACCCACAAGAGACATTACAAGTGGTGGCATCCTGCTTGGTATGAATCGACGGGACTGTGTTATTTCAACTGCTTCACTATTTGCGCTGAGTGGTTGCCTTGGTTCGGGAACAAAAACGAGGGGGACGGAATCTCTGTAGCCGACTCGTCTTTATCTATTGATAACATCAGCTGTCAATCTTCGCTAGAAGAACAGGCAACAGTGTCTGTCTCAGAATCTCAGATTACCGTCAACGGTGTTTTTCCAGCAACTGGGGAGTGTACTGACCTGGCGCTCTCGATAAAGTCTGGAATTGACCAACAGACTGCGGGACACATTGATGTGAAATCGAAGAGAGACAGACGACAGCGGCCGACTGCCACACATGCGTTCCCCAGATCGAATATACAGCTACTGTCGACGTGTCACAACGGCCAACCCAGATTACTGTCCAACATTTCCCGCTCGCTGGAGAGCCAACACAGCCTACTCAGTGGCAACAAAGTACAGATCAAAATTAGGCAATCAGTTAGTCATCGATAGTCCGTAATATTTCGATAGGGAACGTAGTATCCGATTTCATCAATCCAGGTCGAGAGCCATTCGTTCGCAGTCTCCTCACTAATCCGTCCAGCATCAATGGCAGCTAGGAGACGCCGACCGAACCGACAACGGTCACGCCCTGTTCTTTCGCGAATGCTCTGGCCGTCGCCGTCGTCCGTCAGTAACCGACCATCGTGTGCGTCGGCAAGTGCAAACGCCTGTGCTTCTCCGGGATCAAGATGGTCGCTGACAACCGCTTCTCTATTTGCAACAGTGTCCGAGACCGTTGTGACCGGGATCTCATCATCTAGTATGTCCAATGCCGACTGGAGGTAGGGATGATCGTCGACGCCATTGTGGAGTTCGTCGCGAACGACCGGTACCGTACAGATTCCGAGAGTCCAGCCACCCCACAGCTGGTCGATGTAGGCGAAGTTCGAGAGAACGGTCGTATTGAGAACGCTTGGATCCGCTGGAAGATCGGCAGTCGTCATTGCGAGTCCGATGTCTCGGTATCAGCAGGCTCATCGTCGAATTCGAGTTCCGTCGCCGCCTCCGCTTCGTAGGCCGCATCCTCCTCGTCCACGAGCCCGAGTCGGAGTTCCACACCATGCTCACGGAGAATATCCCGCATCGTCCAGCGGTCGACATCAGCGAGTCTCGCAGCATCACCGAGCGTAATTCGTTCGCGTTCGTAGAGGGCGACTGCAGCAGCGATGCGTTCGTTTTCGTGGTCCTCGAAGTACTCACGCACGAACTCTCGCAACGCATCGCTCTTGCCCCCGAACACACCAGCCTTGACAGCACCTTCGATGAGGAGGTCGAGATCGTCTGGATAAGAGCCGGTGATTCGTGCCATTGTCTATCCCAAACTACGTCTTCATACTATTTATGAACTGCGCCAAACTGCCATATGCATGAGACGACCGGTCTCAACTACAGCCGTCTCTTGGAAGTTGAGACTACAGCGGGTATAGCGGGCCTGTAA
The window above is part of the Halorientalis sp. IM1011 genome. Proteins encoded here:
- a CDS encoding DNA-binding protein, whose protein sequence is MSNGSDPTAVLEALDRAQDAFEMVGRGRTAFEDGISADDDWKTQLTKACRLLEVVETLQAQAGYYTAVIEVSFGAIERSIEAYALAMTNDTLQDFQDHQFSYERAHQIGLFERETAAAMKDLYSENRTESYYGGGRPTEEQAEAMTDLASAVHQFAVSQIREGGVCLCD
- a CDS encoding UPF0175 family protein; the encoded protein is MARITGSYPDDLDLLIEGAVKAGVFGGKSDALREFVREYFEDHENERIAAAVALYERERITLGDAARLADVDRWTMRDILREHGVELRLGLVDEEDAAYEAEAATELEFDDEPADTETSDSQ
- a CDS encoding nucleotidyltransferase domain-containing protein; the protein is MNRETDSTNSSGAAISLSIPPSDPTLFKHKATSDALLFLTNHRFSDFSLRELATQIGHSHQSVRRAVNVLSANDLVIESPESNQRLVQINRQRLSIPDDPILRIPQSEYHQPVKAAVTELRENINDVVGIILYGSVARGEADRRSDIDLWVLTRSGRAESQREANAIARDLEDSEFDGERYVYDIDVEAVQAIPAYTENIREIVVSGIPIYKTSDFETVENLLLEKGATDE